The Metabacillus sediminilitoris genome window below encodes:
- a CDS encoding adenine phosphoribosyltransferase, which produces MDLKQFVTVVPDYPKPGIQFKDITTLMDNGDAYRYATDQIVKYAREKQIELVVGPEARGFIIGCPVAYSLGVGFAPVRKEGKLPREVVRVEYGLEYGKDVLTIHKDAIKPGQRVLITDDLLATGGTIEATIKLVEELGGVVAGIAFLIELSYLDGRKLLDGYDVLTLMEF; this is translated from the coding sequence ATGGATTTAAAGCAATTCGTTACAGTCGTACCTGATTATCCAAAACCAGGTATCCAATTTAAGGATATTACAACATTAATGGATAATGGTGATGCGTATAGATATGCTACAGATCAAATTGTTAAATATGCTCGTGAAAAACAAATTGAACTTGTAGTTGGTCCTGAAGCACGTGGTTTTATTATTGGATGTCCAGTTGCATACTCACTTGGCGTTGGTTTTGCTCCTGTCCGCAAGGAAGGAAAATTACCGCGTGAGGTTGTTCGTGTTGAATATGGTCTTGAATATGGGAAAGATGTTTTAACCATTCATAAAGATGCCATTAAACCTGGTCAACGAGTATTAATTACGGACGATTTACTTGCAACAGGAGGCACAATCGAGGCAACTATCAAGCTTGTTGAAGAACTTGGTGGAGTTGTTGCGGGAATTGCTTTTCTAATCGAATTATCCTATTTAGATGGACGAAAATTACTAGATGGATATGATGTATTAACATTAATGGAATTTTAA
- the recJ gene encoding single-stranded-DNA-specific exonuclease RecJ yields the protein MLKPKTRWVVQTSDESLINTLIDELSITRLVASLLVNRGITTTQEAREFLQAEQKAFHDPFLLKDMDKAVRRIMKAIEAQEKILIYGDYDADGVSSTTVLLTTLRKLGAIADFYIPNRFTEGYGPNETAFRQAHDNGFTLIITVDTGIAAVHEADIARELGVDLIITDHHEPGPTLPSALAIIHPKQPQCSYPFKDLAGVGVAFKLSHALLGELPSDLLEVAAIGTIADLVPLHGENRLIAKKGINQLKTTKRIGLQALLKIAKVNSSEINEDTIGFALAPRINAVGRLQSADPAVDLLLSDDSEEAFDIAQEIDSLNKERQKIVSSMTDEAIEEVETNFPIAENPVLVIAREGWNPGVVGIVASRLVERFYRPTIVLSIDKEKGIAKGSARSIVGFDLFENLSTCRDILPHFGGHPMAAGMTLELENVDLLRTRLVKNAESILSDDDFTPITKVDISCNLEEITLKAIEEMQQLAPFGMYNPKPVIKVENVTLANVRKIGAEQNHLKLVFEQEEHQLDSVGFGLGHIHDELSPAVTLSAIGELSINEWNNFRKPQLMLQDVKVDSWQLFDFRGTRNVEKLLKTVALNENTLIITYRFSIFEKLKKQGFQKNTVFVDSMSNAQQMDVKNKNLVLLDIPSSLDLLESLFTHGKPDRIYSVLQQEADHFFSTIPTREHFKWYYGFLLKKGPFKLEEHGEQLAMHKGWSKETIEFMSQVFFDLEFVTIENGVITTKSSSQKRDLAESKTYAQKQMQIELEKTLLYTSYMQLKEWFEERFTATNPHVFV from the coding sequence ATGTTAAAACCTAAAACCAGATGGGTCGTACAAACATCTGATGAATCTTTAATTAATACACTAATAGATGAATTGTCGATTACACGTCTAGTTGCATCACTACTCGTTAATCGCGGCATTACAACAACTCAAGAAGCTCGTGAATTTTTACAAGCGGAACAAAAGGCTTTTCACGATCCTTTTTTATTAAAAGATATGGACAAGGCTGTACGCCGAATAATGAAAGCGATCGAAGCCCAAGAAAAAATATTAATCTATGGTGACTATGATGCAGACGGTGTGAGTAGCACAACAGTTCTGTTAACTACTTTAAGAAAATTAGGAGCAATAGCTGATTTTTATATACCTAATCGATTTACTGAAGGATACGGGCCAAATGAAACAGCATTTAGACAAGCACATGATAACGGGTTTACCCTTATCATCACAGTCGATACAGGTATTGCAGCCGTACATGAGGCTGATATCGCAAGAGAGCTTGGTGTGGATCTTATTATTACTGATCACCATGAACCAGGCCCTACTTTACCTTCTGCGTTAGCTATAATTCATCCGAAGCAACCACAATGTTCATACCCTTTTAAGGATTTAGCTGGTGTTGGAGTTGCTTTCAAATTAAGCCACGCCCTTCTCGGCGAACTGCCATCAGATTTATTAGAAGTTGCAGCGATAGGAACGATTGCAGATCTTGTCCCACTTCATGGTGAAAATAGACTTATCGCCAAAAAGGGTATTAATCAATTGAAAACAACCAAACGCATAGGATTACAAGCATTATTAAAAATTGCAAAAGTTAATAGCTCAGAGATTAACGAAGATACAATTGGCTTTGCCTTAGCGCCTCGTATTAATGCGGTCGGCCGTCTCCAGTCTGCAGATCCGGCAGTTGACTTATTATTATCAGATGACTCTGAAGAAGCTTTTGATATTGCACAAGAAATAGATTCATTAAATAAAGAACGTCAAAAAATTGTAAGCTCTATGACAGATGAAGCAATTGAGGAAGTAGAAACAAATTTTCCAATTGCCGAAAATCCAGTTCTTGTTATTGCTAGGGAAGGGTGGAATCCAGGAGTTGTCGGGATTGTCGCATCACGATTAGTTGAACGCTTTTACAGACCAACAATTGTCCTTAGTATTGATAAAGAAAAAGGTATTGCAAAAGGTTCCGCAAGAAGTATTGTAGGATTTGATTTATTTGAAAATCTCTCAACCTGCCGAGATATTTTACCGCATTTTGGTGGACACCCAATGGCAGCAGGGATGACACTTGAATTGGAAAATGTAGACTTATTAAGAACACGTTTAGTGAAAAATGCAGAGAGTATTTTATCAGATGATGACTTTACACCAATTACAAAGGTCGATATAAGCTGTAATCTGGAGGAAATTACCTTAAAAGCTATTGAGGAAATGCAACAGCTCGCACCTTTTGGGATGTACAATCCAAAACCTGTTATTAAAGTCGAGAATGTAACATTAGCGAATGTGCGCAAAATTGGGGCAGAACAAAATCATCTAAAGCTCGTCTTTGAGCAAGAAGAACATCAATTAGATAGTGTTGGCTTTGGATTAGGACATATTCATGATGAATTATCACCAGCTGTTACCTTATCTGCAATTGGGGAATTATCGATCAACGAATGGAATAACTTTAGAAAACCGCAATTAATGCTTCAGGATGTAAAGGTAGATAGCTGGCAGCTGTTTGACTTCAGAGGAACTCGAAATGTTGAAAAATTATTAAAAACAGTTGCATTAAACGAAAACACTTTGATTATTACGTATAGATTTTCTATATTTGAGAAATTGAAAAAACAAGGTTTTCAAAAGAATACGGTCTTTGTTGACTCAATGTCTAATGCTCAGCAAATGGACGTGAAAAATAAAAATCTTGTCCTATTAGATATTCCTTCTTCACTTGATCTACTTGAATCGTTATTTACTCATGGAAAACCTGATAGAATATATTCTGTGCTCCAACAAGAAGCAGATCACTTTTTTTCGACAATTCCAACAAGAGAACATTTTAAATGGTATTATGGTTTTCTCTTAAAAAAAGGCCCATTTAAGCTAGAAGAACATGGTGAGCAACTTGCAATGCATAAAGGATGGTCAAAAGAAACAATTGAATTTATGTCACAGGTGTTTTTTGATCTAGAATTTGTTACAATAGAGAATGGTGTTATTACGACAAAATCTTCGTCTCAAAAAAGAGACCTGGCAGAATCGAAAACATATGCTCAAAAGCAAATGCAAATCGAACTAGAAAAAACGTTATTATATACATCTTACATGCAGCTTAAAGAATGGTTTGAAGAAAGATTTACAGCTACGAATCCGCATGTATTTGTATAA
- a CDS encoding post-transcriptional regulator, with the protein MEKHPFDDFKDHVKPAIISKLEEFNILGYEDVTEEKIWAFLKNKKWKKTPELSVHEVVRDVLALRVGDFMNYATVESFKSSKWFESEEGKDLLKGLI; encoded by the coding sequence ATGGAAAAACATCCATTTGATGATTTCAAAGATCATGTGAAACCTGCAATTATAAGCAAGCTTGAGGAATTTAATATTCTCGGGTATGAAGATGTAACAGAAGAAAAGATATGGGCGTTTCTAAAAAATAAAAAGTGGAAGAAAACGCCGGAACTTTCTGTACATGAAGTGGTTCGTGATGTACTAGCTCTCAGGGTCGGTGATTTTATGAATTATGCTACAGTTGAATCATTTAAATCATCAAAATGGTTTGAAAGTGAAGAAGGGAAAGATTTATTAAAAGGGTTAATCTAG
- the spoVB gene encoding stage V sporulation protein B, with the protein MSKQTFLKGTLVLILAGFITRVLGFINRIVLARFVGVEGVGLYMMAVPTLSLVITITQLGLPVAISKLVAEAEAQGDQRKIKKILVVSLSVTGTLSILFTPALILLAPFLSENIFTDNRTYWPLIAITPVVPIVAISSVIRGYFQGKQNMRPAAASQVLEQVVRISLVALCTTAFLPYGIEYAAAGAMISSVIGELISLIYLAAMFKFKKKIKIRRKFFKSVKNGKETFNQLMSIALPTTGSRFIGSISWFIEPIVVANSLAIAGVATALATKQYGGLSGYALPLLMLPSFITFSLSTSLVPAISEAMAQNKLKLVEHRLQQALRLSIVSGGLACVVLYVFAEPLMIVMYGSSQSAIFVQIMAPFFIFHYIQGPLQAVLQALNLAKAAMVNSLIGAAVKTALIFVLATRPSLGILGASLAIVIGMMLVTSLHFATVMKVIPFTIYIRDYLKSGLTMIISGVSGFLVYENILIHSSFVLRLMIALCVTTIIYCILLLLLNLVERDEVKRIPYIGVRLARFIPVK; encoded by the coding sequence ATGTCAAAGCAAACATTTCTAAAAGGAACTCTTGTTTTAATTTTAGCAGGGTTTATTACGCGTGTCCTCGGTTTTATCAATCGTATCGTATTAGCACGCTTTGTAGGTGTTGAGGGTGTAGGCTTATATATGATGGCTGTTCCTACACTAAGTCTCGTTATTACAATAACTCAACTAGGTCTGCCAGTTGCTATTTCAAAGCTTGTTGCAGAAGCAGAGGCACAGGGAGACCAACGTAAAATAAAAAAAATACTTGTTGTTTCCTTATCAGTAACAGGGACTTTAAGCATCCTTTTCACTCCTGCTTTAATTTTACTTGCTCCTTTTTTATCTGAAAATATATTTACTGATAATCGAACTTACTGGCCACTTATTGCGATTACTCCAGTTGTCCCAATTGTGGCGATTTCTTCTGTCATTCGCGGCTATTTTCAAGGCAAACAAAACATGCGTCCCGCTGCAGCTTCACAAGTATTAGAGCAGGTTGTAAGAATATCATTAGTCGCCCTTTGTACAACTGCTTTTTTACCGTACGGAATTGAATACGCAGCAGCAGGGGCAATGATTTCATCCGTTATCGGTGAACTTATATCTCTCATTTATTTAGCAGCGATGTTCAAATTTAAAAAGAAAATAAAAATTCGCAGGAAATTTTTTAAATCTGTTAAGAATGGGAAAGAGACATTTAATCAATTGATGAGCATTGCCCTCCCAACAACAGGAAGTCGATTTATTGGGTCCATTTCTTGGTTTATTGAGCCAATCGTTGTAGCAAATAGTTTGGCAATTGCTGGAGTTGCAACAGCATTGGCAACAAAGCAATACGGTGGTCTCTCAGGGTATGCCCTGCCATTATTAATGCTTCCATCTTTTATTACATTTTCTTTATCAACATCTTTGGTTCCAGCGATTAGTGAAGCCATGGCCCAAAACAAATTAAAGCTTGTTGAACATCGCTTACAACAGGCACTAAGATTATCAATTGTTAGCGGGGGCTTAGCATGTGTCGTATTATACGTGTTTGCCGAACCTTTAATGATCGTCATGTACGGCAGTAGTCAATCTGCAATATTCGTGCAAATTATGGCTCCCTTCTTTATTTTTCATTATATCCAAGGACCATTACAAGCGGTTTTACAAGCACTTAACTTAGCAAAAGCGGCAATGGTTAATAGCTTAATAGGTGCAGCGGTTAAAACGGCGTTAATTTTTGTATTAGCTACAAGGCCATCGCTTGGGATCCTTGGAGCAAGCTTAGCTATTGTGATCGGAATGATGCTTGTTACCTCTTTACACTTTGCTACTGTAATGAAAGTCATTCCATTTACTATCTATATCAGGGACTATTTAAAAAGCGGTTTGACGATGATTATTTCAGGAGTTAGTGGATTTCTTGTTTATGAAAACATCTTGATTCATAGTTCTTTCGTGCTTAGATTGATGATTGCATTATGTGTGACAACTATTATTTACTGTATACTCCTTTTACTCTTAAACTTGGTAGAAAGGGATGAAGTGAAACGAATTCCTTATATCGGAGTGCGTCTGGCAAGATTTATTCCTGTGAAATAA
- a CDS encoding DUF421 domain-containing protein: MEFYLTIVARTIILYFVIVLIFRLMGKREIGELSIFDLVVFLMIAELAVTAIEDHKDPLIHTIIPMFLLMVIQISLAILSVKSQKIRHLLDGKPTIIINRGKVDEHAMRTQRYNFDDLMTQLREKDISNVSDVEFAILESSGSLSIIKKEKNQKQQPELQVPLIIDGDIQEDNLETIQKNNLWLRQQLRKLGYSDIKQISLCTFGKGIFFIDLKDEKK, translated from the coding sequence ATGGAGTTTTATTTAACCATTGTGGCTCGAACAATCATTCTTTATTTCGTAATTGTTTTAATTTTTCGGTTAATGGGGAAAAGAGAAATTGGAGAATTAAGTATATTTGACTTAGTTGTATTTCTAATGATTGCAGAATTAGCTGTAACGGCTATTGAGGATCATAAAGATCCATTAATTCATACGATTATCCCGATGTTTCTTCTTATGGTTATTCAAATTTCATTAGCGATTTTGTCGGTTAAATCTCAGAAAATTCGTCACTTACTTGATGGAAAACCTACCATTATTATCAATCGCGGAAAGGTTGATGAGCATGCAATGAGAACGCAACGCTATAATTTTGATGATTTAATGACACAACTCCGTGAAAAGGATATTAGTAATGTTTCTGATGTAGAATTTGCCATTTTAGAATCATCTGGCAGTTTATCAATCATTAAAAAAGAAAAAAATCAAAAACAACAGCCAGAGCTACAAGTTCCACTTATTATTGATGGCGATATTCAAGAGGACAATTTAGAGACTATTCAAAAAAATAATTTATGGCTAAGGCAGCAACTTCGTAAACTAGGTTATTCTGACATAAAACAAATTTCTTTATGTACATTTGGAAAAGGAATCTTTTTTATTGATCTTAAGGATGAAAAAAAGTGA
- a CDS encoding TIGR04086 family membrane protein — METKKWGKAILYGLITIFVIALVTSLIFASLLKFTSLTESSITWLLLGLSILALFIGGFVAGGNGKEKGWLVGGVTALLYSLIIFLFKFLGYGQIFTMEETLYHGGFLIVAMIGGVFGVNMTSSRESK; from the coding sequence ATGGAAACAAAAAAATGGGGAAAAGCCATCCTTTATGGACTTATCACTATTTTTGTGATTGCATTAGTAACAAGCTTGATCTTTGCTTCTCTGTTAAAATTCACTAGTCTAACTGAATCATCTATCACTTGGCTGCTTTTAGGCCTTTCTATTTTAGCTTTATTTATCGGCGGATTTGTAGCTGGCGGAAATGGAAAGGAAAAAGGTTGGTTAGTTGGTGGAGTAACTGCCCTGCTTTACTCATTGATTATCTTTCTTTTTAAGTTTTTAGGATATGGACAAATTTTTACGATGGAAGAAACGTTGTATCATGGAGGTTTTTTAATAGTAGCAATGATTGGAGGAGTTTTTGGTGTTAATATGACTTCTTCAAGAGAGAGTAAATAA